The following proteins come from a genomic window of Gordonia westfalica:
- a CDS encoding LppU/SCO3897 family protein: MQASVSCPPYPGQPPAGQYPQGPWGPPPPKKSHKGLWITLGVLAFLVVGAVIAGGVALVGNSDGAIVYNADDVDVGQCLEVTSGSDSLKAEKISCDTTDFHYVVAGKSFTRFGCGLGYSTFWFAGNEKEVLCLAQAGKCYHLPESSGADTTSLAQAREIDCGQPVPAGEATNFKVETKESREPDCPEGQGEYYVAQPKPTGYCVSLLE; the protein is encoded by the coding sequence TTGCAGGCGTCTGTGAGTTGTCCGCCGTACCCGGGACAACCGCCGGCGGGCCAGTATCCGCAGGGTCCCTGGGGACCGCCGCCGCCGAAGAAGAGTCACAAGGGGCTCTGGATCACGCTCGGCGTCCTCGCGTTCCTCGTCGTGGGCGCGGTGATCGCCGGCGGGGTGGCACTGGTCGGGAACTCCGACGGTGCGATCGTCTACAACGCCGACGACGTCGACGTGGGGCAGTGTCTCGAGGTGACGTCAGGGTCGGACTCGCTGAAGGCCGAGAAGATCTCGTGTGACACCACGGACTTCCACTACGTCGTCGCCGGCAAGTCGTTCACCCGATTCGGTTGCGGGCTCGGCTATTCGACGTTCTGGTTCGCCGGCAACGAGAAGGAGGTCCTGTGTCTCGCCCAGGCCGGGAAGTGCTACCACCTGCCCGAATCGTCGGGCGCGGACACGACGTCGCTTGCTCAGGCCCGTGAGATCGACTGCGGCCAACCGGTTCCGGCCGGCGAGGCGACCAACTTCAAGGTCGAGACCAAGGAGTCCCGGGAGCCGGATTGCCCCGAGGGGCAAGGTGAGTACTACGTGGCCCAACCTAAGCCGACCGGATACTGCGTCTCGCTGCTCGAGTGA
- a CDS encoding acyl-CoA dehydrogenase has product MGHYKSNMRDLQFNLFELFELDKVLESGDFGDLDHETAVDMLREVKALAEGPIAESFVDADRNPPVFDPETHSVTIPESFKKSYNALVEGGWDKIGIHEELGGLPAPRSLYWAIGEMILGANPPVFMYAAGAGFSEIFYNNGTDEQKKWATICAERGWGATMVLTEPDAGSDVGAGRTKATQQEDGSWHIDGVKRFITSADQDMTENIFHLVLARPEGAGPGTKGLSLFFVPKFHFDFETGELGERNGAFVTNVEHKMGIKASATCEVTFGQHGIPAKGWLVGEVHQGIAQMFEVIEHARMMVGTKAISTLSTGYLNALEYAKERIQGADMTQMTDKAAPRVSITHHPDVRRSLMTQKAYAEGLRAIYLYTASHQDAAAAKIVSGADAEMAARVNDLLLPIVKGVGSERAYGTLGHESLQTLGGSGFLQDYPIEQYIRDSKIDSLYEGTTAIQAQDFFFRKIIRDKGQALAHVAGQIQSFIDSEAGNGRLKAERALLKTALDDVQAMAASLTGSLMAAQENSTELYKVGLGSVRFLMAVGDLLIGWLLLRQAEIALAALDNGASDADKAFYEGKVGVAAFFAKNMLPLLTAVRVTVENVDNDIMELDVAAF; this is encoded by the coding sequence ATGGGCCATTACAAGAGCAACATGCGCGACCTGCAGTTCAACCTGTTCGAGCTGTTCGAGCTCGACAAGGTGCTGGAGTCGGGCGACTTCGGCGACCTCGACCACGAGACCGCCGTGGACATGCTCCGCGAGGTCAAGGCGCTGGCCGAGGGCCCCATCGCAGAATCCTTCGTCGACGCCGACCGCAACCCGCCGGTCTTCGATCCCGAGACCCACAGCGTCACCATCCCCGAATCCTTCAAGAAGTCCTACAACGCCCTCGTCGAAGGCGGCTGGGACAAGATCGGCATCCACGAGGAGCTCGGCGGCCTCCCCGCCCCGCGTTCGCTGTACTGGGCGATCGGCGAGATGATCCTCGGCGCCAACCCGCCGGTGTTCATGTACGCCGCCGGCGCCGGATTCTCCGAGATCTTCTACAACAACGGCACCGACGAGCAGAAGAAGTGGGCCACCATCTGCGCCGAGCGCGGCTGGGGCGCCACCATGGTGCTGACCGAGCCCGACGCCGGTTCGGACGTGGGCGCCGGCCGCACCAAGGCCACCCAGCAGGAGGACGGCTCCTGGCACATCGACGGCGTGAAGCGCTTCATCACCTCGGCCGACCAGGACATGACCGAGAACATCTTCCACCTCGTGCTCGCCCGCCCCGAGGGCGCCGGACCGGGCACCAAGGGTCTGTCGCTGTTCTTCGTGCCGAAGTTCCACTTCGACTTCGAGACCGGCGAACTCGGCGAGCGCAACGGCGCCTTCGTCACCAACGTCGAGCACAAGATGGGCATCAAGGCGTCGGCCACGTGTGAGGTCACCTTCGGCCAGCACGGCATCCCGGCCAAGGGCTGGCTCGTCGGCGAGGTCCACCAGGGCATCGCGCAGATGTTCGAGGTCATCGAGCACGCTCGAATGATGGTGGGCACCAAGGCCATCTCTACCCTGTCGACCGGTTACCTGAACGCGCTCGAGTACGCCAAGGAGCGCATCCAGGGTGCCGACATGACCCAGATGACCGACAAGGCCGCGCCGCGCGTGTCGATCACCCACCACCCGGATGTGCGTCGTTCGCTCATGACCCAGAAGGCCTATGCCGAGGGTCTGCGCGCGATCTACCTCTACACCGCGTCGCACCAGGACGCCGCCGCCGCGAAGATCGTCTCCGGCGCCGACGCCGAGATGGCCGCTCGCGTCAACGATCTGCTGCTGCCCATCGTCAAGGGCGTCGGCTCCGAGCGCGCCTACGGCACCCTCGGCCACGAGTCGCTGCAGACCCTCGGCGGTTCGGGATTCCTGCAGGACTACCCGATCGAGCAGTACATCCGCGACTCGAAGATCGACTCGCTCTACGAGGGCACCACCGCCATCCAGGCGCAGGACTTCTTCTTCCGCAAGATCATCCGCGACAAGGGTCAGGCACTGGCACACGTCGCCGGACAGATCCAGAGCTTCATCGACTCCGAGGCGGGCAACGGTCGCCTCAAGGCCGAGCGCGCTCTGCTGAAGACCGCCCTCGACGACGTCCAGGCCATGGCCGCCTCCCTGACCGGCAGCCTGATGGCCGCACAGGAGAACTCGACCGAGCTCTACAAGGTGGGCCTCGGTTCGGTCCGCTTCCTGATGGCCGTCGGCGACCTGCTCATCGGCTGGCTGCTGCTGCGCCAGGCCGAGATCGCCCTCGCCGCACTCGACAACGGTGCCTCCGACGCCGACAAGGCGTTCTACGAGGGCAAGGTCGGCGTGGCAGCCTTCTTCGCCAAGAACATGCTGCCGCTCCTCACCGCCGTGCGCGTCACCGTCGAGAACGTCGACAACGACATCATGGAGCTCGACGTAGCGGCCTTCTGA
- a CDS encoding deoxyribonuclease IV gives MRIGAHLREDTDPLVTAAELGIDVFQMFVTDPQSWKKPQPNPHAAAIRESDVDVVVHSSYQINVASLNNRLRMPSRKAVEQQAAAAAELGAFGLVVHGGHLRDGEESSEGFANWRKLFDRQVDKGGFGVPILIENTAGGDHAMARTLESIDRLWEAVGDFEQAGFCLDTCHAWAGGEDLVGLVERVKEITGRIDLVHLNNSRDEFDSGRDRHANLASGQIDPEVLAAVAAAADAPVILETPAEGIPADLEYLRSAL, from the coding sequence CGACGTGTTCCAGATGTTCGTCACCGACCCGCAGAGCTGGAAGAAGCCGCAACCGAATCCGCATGCCGCGGCCATCCGGGAATCCGACGTCGACGTCGTCGTGCACTCCAGCTACCAGATCAACGTCGCGAGCCTGAACAACCGACTGCGTATGCCGTCGCGCAAGGCCGTCGAGCAGCAGGCCGCCGCGGCCGCCGAACTCGGAGCCTTCGGACTCGTCGTGCACGGTGGGCATCTGCGTGACGGCGAGGAGTCGTCCGAGGGATTCGCCAACTGGCGCAAGCTCTTCGACCGCCAGGTCGACAAGGGCGGCTTCGGTGTGCCGATCCTGATCGAGAACACCGCCGGCGGCGACCACGCGATGGCCCGGACCCTGGAGTCGATCGACCGTCTGTGGGAAGCGGTCGGCGACTTCGAGCAGGCCGGCTTCTGCCTCGACACCTGCCACGCCTGGGCCGGTGGCGAGGACCTCGTCGGCCTCGTCGAGCGCGTCAAGGAGATCACCGGACGCATCGACCTGGTGCACCTCAACAACTCCCGCGACGAGTTCGACTCCGGGCGCGACCGTCACGCCAACCTCGCGTCGGGCCAGATCGACCCCGAGGTGCTCGCCGCCGTGGCTGCGGCCGCCGATGCACCGGTGATCCTGGAGACGCCGGCCGAGGGCATCCCGGCCGACCTCGAATACCTGCGCTCAGCGCTGTAG